GGCCAGCGCCGGATCGAGCCCCAGCGCGGCCACCCGGCCCCGCGCGGCCGCCAGGCCCTGCTGCCCGGTGGACCAGCTCCCCAGCGCCTCGATCAGCTGCACCGCCCGCAGCTTCACCAGCGGGTCGATGTCATTGCTGCTCGGTGCCCACGCCGTGGCCGCAGGCAGCGCGGCGGCCGAAGCCGACGCGGCCGACGCCGACGCGGACGACGCGGCTGCCGAGGGCGACCCCGCGCCTCCCGACCCGCGCCCCGACCCGCATCCGGCGAGCGCGCCCAGCACACCCGCCGCCGCACCCGCCACCACTGCCCGCCTGCCGAGGAACTCCATCCCCCCAGTCTGCGCGCCCCACCCCGCAGACCCCGGAGGGACGCGGCCCCACCCCACCGGCCCGACCCGTACAGGCCAACCCCGCCGCGTTCGCCGGGCGGACGCGCGGGATTCGGCGCAGCCGTGGAGGCCCCTGCCGCGGTCGACTACCGTGTGGCTGTGAACCTTGCCCGGGACTTGGCACTGCTGGCATTCGACGAGCGGTCGGCGGGCCTGTCCGGCGGTGCGCGACTGGACAACACGCTGGCAGGTGCGGAACTGGTCTCCCTGGTCCGGCTGGGCCGGGTGGCCGTCGACCGGGGCCGGGCGACCGTCGTCGACCGGACGCCCAGCCCGGACCCGCAACTGGAGTTCGGGTTCGCGACGCTCGCGGCCTCGGTGGAGCCGCAGTGGGTGCACGTCTGGTTGGCGCGCCGGGCGTTCGCCCTCGGTGCCCGCTATCTGGAGCGGCTGCAGGCGGAGGGCTCGGTCGAGCGTCGGCGGTCCCGTCGGTTGGGCGTGTTCCCGGTCCAGCAGTGGCGGCTGGCGTCCGGCAGTGACCGGGCCGACCTCGTCGACCGCGTCAGGTCGGCTGCCCTCGATACGGCGGGCGATCCGGGGGACCGGATCTTCGCGGCGCTGGTCCAGCTTGCCGGGCTGGCCCCGGGCGCGGAGCGCGACCGCCTGGCACGGCTCACCGCGACATTGGTCGGCACGGGCTCCGACGGCGAACCGCAGCCCGGCTCGACCGGCTCCGGGACGGTCGAA
The Streptacidiphilus albus JL83 genome window above contains:
- a CDS encoding GOLPH3/VPS74 family protein, whose product is MNLARDLALLAFDERSAGLSGGARLDNTLAGAELVSLVRLGRVAVDRGRATVVDRTPSPDPQLEFGFATLAASVEPQWVHVWLARRAFALGARYLERLQAEGSVERRRSRRLGVFPVQQWRLASGSDRADLVDRVRSAALDTAGDPGDRIFAALVQLAGLAPGAERDRLARLTATLVGTGSDGEPQPGSTGSGTVEPVTTGEAELAALRATAGRVRGLPRPGRGGSGLDPDVQRAIELNWSAQHHQ